Proteins from a single region of Fibrobacter sp. UWB5:
- a CDS encoding GGDEF domain-containing protein produces MVEPDRIHKQYLWVTSVSTVVLILLFVVFLIAVRYNGVAPQSVRLDKGWTVTYKGEKTGVESLVNYTFPEKLMSGDSLILEGRISANPLSHPIFRFRTVHSAVEVFENGKSVYEYGKDRMFPGCGYHYVHLNHGEHQSLKVVLVEKIDNRKITFSKYELLPEEYAVSDYSSRHIFALVIGIFLILFGLLAVMVGAVMRIYGVNYFRLLMIGLLSFTFGTWTMCYTKLIQVVSYNLTFNTTLEYICLYFAPIPFTLLLWNMQKTRLSQAKTWVMKFLLVYEVAYLVISSVLHFTGLLFYPQMLVFFHAVVFAGLVYFVYSGILYNKKMDESGKLLSRGVLFFVVMVVADLLRFNFARYLAVDNPLLESSWIPLGTLGFVFSLVQSYVVYLVYILEDRAEKGALATMAYLDALTGLYNRAKCQQIFDILDKSFGDYAFVSIDMNGLKAVNDKYGHNEGDKLIKVFAGLFNEAFAGVGTAIRVGGDEFLAIVRSEHVADVNDAVKKMTDLQKERSEGLPISLEVAYGVAYKHEFLKNGFSMAEETHIDAEKVYHLSDERMYAMKAKMKSKLARF; encoded by the coding sequence TTGGTAGAACCGGATAGAATTCATAAGCAATATCTTTGGGTCACGTCAGTTTCGACTGTCGTTTTGATCTTGCTGTTTGTCGTCTTTTTGATTGCCGTTCGTTACAACGGCGTCGCTCCGCAAAGTGTCCGCCTGGATAAAGGTTGGACCGTTACATACAAGGGCGAAAAGACCGGGGTAGAGTCCTTGGTGAACTATACGTTCCCCGAAAAACTCATGAGTGGTGATTCGTTGATCCTGGAAGGCAGGATTTCTGCGAACCCGCTTTCGCACCCGATTTTCAGATTCCGGACGGTGCATAGCGCTGTCGAGGTTTTTGAAAACGGCAAAAGCGTTTATGAGTATGGTAAAGATCGCATGTTTCCGGGATGCGGTTACCATTATGTCCACTTGAACCATGGCGAACATCAAAGCTTGAAGGTTGTGCTGGTCGAAAAAATAGACAACAGGAAAATCACCTTCTCGAAATATGAACTTTTGCCCGAAGAATACGCCGTGAGCGATTATTCCTCGCGCCATATTTTTGCGCTTGTCATCGGGATATTCCTGATTCTTTTTGGGCTGCTTGCCGTTATGGTGGGCGCCGTCATGCGCATTTACGGTGTCAATTATTTCCGCCTGTTGATGATCGGGCTTTTGTCGTTTACGTTTGGCACCTGGACAATGTGCTATACGAAACTGATCCAGGTGGTGTCTTACAATTTGACGTTCAATACGACGCTTGAATATATCTGCCTTTATTTTGCGCCGATCCCGTTTACGCTATTGCTTTGGAACATGCAGAAGACGCGTCTCAGCCAAGCCAAGACTTGGGTCATGAAGTTCCTGCTGGTTTACGAAGTGGCTTACCTGGTGATCTCTTCGGTCCTTCATTTTACGGGCTTGTTGTTCTACCCGCAAATGCTGGTGTTTTTCCATGCGGTTGTATTTGCCGGATTGGTATACTTTGTTTATTCCGGCATTCTCTACAACAAAAAGATGGACGAATCCGGAAAGCTTCTTTCTCGCGGCGTCTTGTTCTTTGTGGTGATGGTGGTGGCGGACTTGCTTCGCTTTAATTTTGCCCGCTATCTTGCCGTCGATAACCCGTTGCTGGAATCGTCCTGGATCCCGCTGGGTACGCTGGGCTTCGTGTTTTCGCTGGTCCAAAGCTATGTCGTTTACTTGGTCTACATTCTGGAAGACCGCGCCGAAAAGGGGGCGCTGGCGACGATGGCTTATCTGGACGCCTTGACGGGGCTTTATAACCGTGCCAAGTGCCAGCAAATTTTCGATATTCTGGACAAGAGCTTTGGCGACTACGCCTTTGTGAGTATCGATATGAATGGCCTGAAGGCGGTGAATGACAAGTATGGCCATAACGAAGGCGACAAACTCATTAAAGTCTTTGCCGGCCTTTTCAATGAGGCTTTTGCGGGGGTGGGTACCGCCATTCGCGTGGGCGGCGACGAATTCTTGGCGATTGTGCGCAGCGAACACGTGGCCGACGTGAACGATGCTGTCAAGAAGATGACCGACTTGCAGAAAGAACGCAGCGAAGGCTTGCCGATTTCACTCGAAGTGGCCTACGGCGTGGCTTACAAGCATGAATTCTTGAAGAACGGCTTTAGCATGGCCGAAGAAACCCATATTGATGCCGAAAAGGTTTACCACCTGTCTGACGAACGCATGTACGCCATGAAGGCGAAGATGAAGTCAAAACTCGCCAGGTTCTAA
- a CDS encoding thymidylate synthase → MQQYLDLLKDIMENGVDRSDRTGTGTRSVFGRQCRYDLSKGFPCLTTKKLHLRSIIHELLWFLKGDTNIKYLHDNKVTIWDEWADENGDLGPVYGHQWRSWPTPDGGHIDQIKNLVNSLKNNPDSRRHLVCAWNVAEVDKMALPPCHCLFQFYVGGVGASGKRKLSCQLYQRSADTFLGVPFNIASYALLTLMLCQVCDYEPGEFVHTLGDTHIYSNHFDQVKEQLSRTPRKLPTMKLNPAIKDLFEFKFEDFELVDYDPWPTIKAPIAV, encoded by the coding sequence ATGCAACAGTATTTAGACCTGCTCAAGGATATTATGGAAAACGGGGTGGACCGTTCTGACCGTACGGGTACAGGAACGCGCTCCGTGTTTGGCCGCCAGTGCCGCTATGACCTTTCTAAAGGGTTCCCGTGCCTCACGACCAAGAAACTGCATTTGCGCTCTATTATTCACGAATTGCTGTGGTTCTTGAAGGGTGATACGAACATCAAGTACCTTCACGACAACAAGGTGACCATTTGGGACGAATGGGCCGACGAAAACGGTGACCTGGGCCCGGTTTATGGCCACCAGTGGCGTAGCTGGCCGACTCCCGATGGCGGACACATCGACCAGATCAAGAACTTGGTGAATAGCCTCAAGAACAATCCCGATTCCCGCCGCCACCTGGTGTGTGCCTGGAACGTGGCCGAAGTCGACAAGATGGCTTTGCCGCCTTGCCACTGCCTGTTCCAGTTCTACGTGGGCGGTGTTGGCGCCTCTGGCAAGCGTAAGCTCAGCTGCCAGCTGTACCAGCGCAGTGCCGATACCTTCCTCGGGGTGCCGTTCAATATTGCGTCTTATGCGCTGCTTACCCTGATGCTTTGCCAGGTTTGCGACTACGAACCGGGCGAATTCGTGCATACGCTGGGTGACACGCATATTTATTCCAACCATTTCGACCAGGTCAAGGAACAGCTTTCGCGTACGCCGCGCAAGTTGCCGACCATGAAGTTGAATCCGGCAATCAAGGATCTTTTCGAATTCAAGTTCGAAGATTTTGAACTGGTCGATTACGACCCGTGGCCGACAATCAAGGCGCCAATCGCGGTGTAA
- the typA gene encoding translational GTPase TypA, with product MDTSKIRNVAIIAHVDHGKTTLVDQLLKQCGTFHENEEVNERVMDSDNLERERGITILSKNTSVMYKGYRVNIVDTPGHADFGGQVERVLGTVDGVILVVDAFEGPMAQTRFVTQKALEMGLIPIVVVNKIDRDGCNPHGALDKVFDLFCELDANEQQLDFDKVFGSGRKGICKAEMEDPDGDFHILMDKIIERIPAPKGDPNAEPLLQIASLEYSGFLGRLAVGRVQQGTFKPNMTVAQAMTDGKVKNIRIQKILRYEGLTPQPIEEAGPGDIILIAGLDNFDIGDTLSSTNNPVHLPRIHIDPPTISMLFTVNTSPLAGKYGGKFMTGNQLQERLERAHMADPALLVEKVDGASTFKVSGRGILHLTILVENMRRELYEFTIGSPQVIFKNDENGKLLEPIEEFKVEVPSEFSGACIQEINTRKGEMVNMTTDENDRVTLEYLVPSRGLIGIRPKLLSLSKGYAISQSIFKDYEPYKGEIPARVNGVLIAKEPGEAASYALSNLEDRGYLIIGPGAEVYPGMIVGEHNRDVDIIVNVTKGKHLTNMRSKSADDMIQLTPYRRLTLEECVTFINEDECIEVTPEVLRLRKTELDPIKRKQLSKRPAEED from the coding sequence ATGGATACATCTAAAATCAGAAACGTCGCCATTATCGCCCACGTTGACCACGGTAAAACTACCCTGGTGGACCAGCTCCTCAAGCAGTGCGGAACCTTCCACGAAAACGAAGAAGTGAACGAACGCGTGATGGACTCCGACAACCTGGAACGTGAACGCGGCATCACCATCCTCTCCAAGAACACGAGCGTCATGTACAAGGGCTATCGCGTAAACATCGTCGATACCCCGGGGCACGCCGACTTCGGCGGCCAGGTGGAACGCGTTCTGGGTACGGTGGACGGTGTGATTCTGGTGGTGGACGCCTTCGAAGGCCCCATGGCTCAGACCCGTTTTGTGACCCAGAAGGCCCTTGAAATGGGACTTATTCCTATCGTCGTGGTGAACAAGATCGACCGTGACGGCTGTAACCCGCACGGCGCCCTCGACAAGGTGTTCGACCTGTTCTGTGAACTCGACGCCAACGAACAGCAGCTGGACTTCGACAAGGTGTTCGGTTCTGGCCGTAAGGGCATCTGCAAGGCCGAAATGGAAGACCCGGATGGCGACTTCCACATTTTGATGGACAAGATTATCGAACGCATCCCGGCCCCGAAGGGCGACCCGAATGCAGAACCGCTTCTGCAGATTGCCTCCCTCGAATACTCGGGCTTCCTTGGCCGCTTGGCCGTGGGCCGCGTGCAGCAGGGTACCTTCAAGCCGAACATGACCGTTGCCCAGGCTATGACCGACGGGAAGGTCAAGAACATCCGTATCCAGAAGATTCTGCGCTACGAAGGCCTGACTCCGCAGCCGATCGAAGAAGCCGGTCCGGGCGACATCATCTTGATCGCCGGTCTCGACAACTTCGACATCGGTGATACCCTTTCTTCGACGAACAATCCGGTGCACCTCCCCCGCATCCACATTGACCCGCCGACCATTTCTATGCTCTTCACCGTGAACACCTCGCCCCTGGCCGGTAAGTACGGTGGAAAGTTCATGACGGGTAACCAGCTCCAGGAACGTCTGGAACGCGCCCACATGGCTGACCCCGCCCTCCTCGTCGAAAAGGTCGACGGCGCTTCTACCTTCAAGGTGTCCGGCCGTGGTATTTTGCACCTCACCATCCTCGTTGAAAACATGCGTCGTGAACTCTATGAATTCACCATCGGTTCTCCCCAGGTGATCTTCAAGAACGACGAAAACGGCAAGCTCCTGGAACCGATCGAAGAATTCAAGGTCGAAGTGCCGAGCGAATTCAGCGGTGCCTGCATTCAGGAAATCAACACCCGTAAGGGCGAAATGGTCAACATGACCACCGACGAAAACGACCGCGTGACTCTCGAATACCTCGTTCCGAGCCGTGGCCTTATCGGTATCCGTCCGAAGCTCCTTTCCCTCTCCAAGGGTTACGCCATCAGCCAGTCCATCTTCAAGGACTACGAACCGTACAAGGGCGAAATTCCGGCCCGCGTGAACGGCGTGCTCATCGCGAAGGAACCGGGCGAAGCCGCAAGCTATGCCCTTTCCAACCTGGAAGACCGCGGTTACCTCATCATCGGACCGGGTGCCGAAGTTTATCCGGGCATGATCGTGGGTGAACACAACCGCGACGTCGACATCATCGTGAACGTCACGAAGGGTAAGCACCTCACCAACATGCGCTCCAAGTCCGCTGACGACATGATCCAGCTGACTCCGTACCGCCGCCTGACTTTGGAAGAATGCGTCACCTTCATCAACGAAGACGAATGCATTGAAGTCACGCCGGAAGTGCTGCGCCTCCGCAAGACTGAGCTCGACCCGATCAAGCGCAAGCAGCTCTCCAAGCGCCCGGCTGAAGAGGATTAA
- a CDS encoding lamin tail domain-containing protein produces MSPIKTKHANIATAFLCALALWNCSSDTHETSATISKSGTASVALRLQYNTPPLLDSLVLDCYGADTLHYVHSADSALFNMDLFPSDNWTFKAKIYANGALMQMGELSTKLEAGAIADIPIQMHPIVGFVVVEVPIGLRNESGIESGTMTLVSEDERYEIPMEESTGKLLFKSGMLKLGVEYEVQISLFDADGNAIYDLSDRFLLTEDSPVPDLSLNSLRSKIAVSVKPADERNVSITLALRAAFRKPKVDDLLITEYYAAPNAKDSTQYEFVEIYNGSIDTLILDDCTLGLGSATSIKRYALTASEILPGKVLVLGDAASENTPALHINTDGWSAMSNSKGAVVLQCDGETLDSLYYASAPDSLHSNVVPAVGSGKYNQSGQLNVDHWNMRSDSSAWCLTTPTPGELNFCN; encoded by the coding sequence ATGAGTCCTATCAAAACGAAACACGCAAACATCGCCACCGCATTCCTGTGCGCTCTCGCCCTCTGGAACTGCAGCAGCGACACCCACGAGACCAGCGCCACCATCAGCAAGTCGGGCACGGCATCGGTCGCGCTCCGCCTGCAGTACAACACGCCGCCCCTCTTGGACAGCCTGGTGCTGGACTGTTACGGAGCCGACACGTTGCACTACGTGCATTCCGCCGACAGCGCGCTCTTTAACATGGACCTGTTCCCCAGCGACAACTGGACGTTCAAGGCCAAGATCTATGCGAACGGTGCGCTCATGCAAATGGGCGAACTCTCGACTAAGTTGGAAGCAGGCGCCATCGCAGACATTCCGATCCAGATGCACCCCATTGTGGGCTTCGTGGTGGTCGAGGTACCTATCGGCCTCAGGAACGAAAGCGGTATCGAAAGCGGAACCATGACGCTTGTTTCCGAAGACGAGCGCTACGAAATCCCCATGGAAGAATCCACGGGCAAGCTCCTCTTCAAGAGCGGCATGCTCAAGCTCGGCGTTGAATACGAAGTACAGATTTCCCTGTTCGATGCAGACGGCAACGCCATCTACGACTTGAGCGACAGGTTCCTGCTCACCGAAGACAGCCCGGTGCCCGACCTCTCGCTGAATTCGCTCCGCAGTAAAATCGCAGTCTCCGTAAAGCCCGCCGACGAGCGCAACGTGTCCATCACGCTTGCCCTCCGCGCCGCTTTCCGCAAACCCAAGGTCGACGACTTGCTGATTACGGAATACTACGCAGCGCCCAACGCCAAGGATAGCACGCAGTATGAATTCGTTGAAATCTACAACGGGAGCATCGACACGCTTATCCTCGACGACTGCACGCTCGGACTCGGGAGCGCCACCAGCATCAAGCGCTACGCCCTCACCGCAAGCGAAATCTTGCCGGGCAAGGTGCTTGTATTAGGCGATGCCGCCTCCGAAAACACACCCGCCCTCCACATCAATACCGATGGTTGGAGCGCCATGTCCAACAGCAAGGGCGCCGTGGTGCTGCAATGCGACGGAGAAACCCTCGATTCCCTGTACTACGCAAGCGCTCCTGACTCGCTGCATAGCAACGTGGTACCCGCGGTCGGTTCGGGTAAATACAATCAAAGTGGCCAACTGAACGTTGACCACTGGAACATGCGTTCGGATTCCTCGGCGTGGTGCCTTACGACTCCCACTCCGGGCGAACTGAATTTCTGTAATTAA
- a CDS encoding hydroxymethylpyrimidine/phosphomethylpyrimidine kinase has translation MGEKLIHALTVAGFDGSAGAGFISDIKTMAHFGVYGQAVCTALTQQNEEEFVAPGWVIWDRIEAQLETLFKKHKFKYVKIGLVEKARTLKRIVEFVREKSPDAFIVWDPIASASAGFHFMRDAEKFLPIMKSIDLVTPNQDEFAYLGLGLAESRGQIKMGRDFAVLLKGGHARGKESIDTLWYNEEQFKFISPRLPGKGKHGTGCVLSSAILANVALGKDVPTACEIAKQYMNEYLQTGEGRLGFLV, from the coding sequence ATGGGTGAAAAATTGATTCACGCTTTGACGGTAGCGGGCTTTGACGGCTCTGCCGGGGCGGGCTTTATCTCGGACATCAAGACGATGGCGCATTTTGGCGTGTACGGCCAGGCTGTCTGCACGGCGCTCACGCAACAGAACGAAGAAGAATTCGTGGCGCCCGGCTGGGTCATTTGGGACCGCATCGAGGCGCAACTCGAAACGCTCTTTAAAAAACATAAGTTCAAGTACGTGAAAATCGGGCTTGTGGAAAAGGCCCGCACCTTAAAGCGTATTGTGGAATTTGTCCGTGAAAAGTCGCCGGATGCATTCATTGTGTGGGACCCGATTGCAAGCGCAAGCGCTGGGTTCCACTTTATGCGCGATGCCGAAAAATTCTTGCCGATTATGAAGTCTATTGACTTGGTGACGCCGAACCAAGATGAATTTGCCTACTTGGGTTTGGGACTTGCGGAATCCCGCGGGCAGATTAAGATGGGCCGCGACTTTGCCGTACTTTTGAAAGGAGGCCATGCCCGCGGCAAGGAATCGATCGATACCTTGTGGTATAACGAAGAACAGTTCAAGTTTATCAGCCCGAGGCTCCCCGGTAAAGGCAAGCACGGCACCGGTTGCGTGCTCAGTTCCGCAATCCTTGCAAACGTGGCGCTCGGTAAAGATGTGCCTACCGCCTGCGAAATCGCCAAGCAGTACATGAACGAATACCTGCAAACCGGTGAAGGTCGCTTAGGGTTCTTGGTTTAG
- a CDS encoding MgtC/SapB family protein: protein MNPHTIWLFVVFISGIGFVGYVLIKLVGPGKGIWLTGLLGGLASSTALTLNLAGRSRENEDYASDFTLGIVLSWAVMYVRLYLICIFLSGALAKPLALPLLLPVVPALGYALFLKIREFRDHRQKSSDFSNPFKLLPAIKFGVIFTCVMFVANAARVYLGAGALLACSFLGGAAEMDAVAFSVIDMNLKAGLPVRELVLALLFASLANTITKGGLVFFLGAKAMRRPILPAVILICLVTAGLIGYYAVL, encoded by the coding sequence TTGAACCCGCATACGATTTGGCTGTTCGTTGTATTCATTAGTGGTATCGGTTTTGTGGGCTACGTGCTCATTAAGCTTGTGGGGCCGGGCAAAGGCATTTGGCTTACGGGTTTGTTGGGTGGGCTTGCCAGCAGTACGGCTTTGACCTTGAATTTGGCCGGCCGCAGCCGCGAAAACGAGGATTACGCATCGGACTTTACGCTTGGTATTGTGCTGAGCTGGGCGGTGATGTATGTGCGCCTGTACCTGATTTGTATTTTCTTGAGTGGCGCACTTGCGAAACCGCTTGCGCTGCCGTTGTTGCTGCCCGTGGTGCCGGCACTCGGGTATGCGCTGTTCCTCAAGATTCGTGAATTCCGCGACCATCGGCAGAAATCGTCTGATTTTTCGAACCCGTTCAAGCTTTTGCCCGCGATCAAGTTTGGCGTGATTTTTACCTGCGTGATGTTTGTCGCGAATGCGGCCCGCGTTTACCTGGGGGCAGGCGCCTTGTTGGCTTGCAGCTTCTTGGGCGGTGCCGCCGAGATGGATGCGGTGGCATTCTCGGTAATCGATATGAACTTGAAGGCCGGGCTCCCGGTGCGTGAATTGGTGTTGGCGTTGTTGTTTGCAAGCCTCGCCAATACAATCACGAAGGGTGGCTTGGTGTTTTTCTTGGGAGCAAAGGCGATGCGTCGTCCGATATTGCCTGCCGTGATTTTGATTTGTTTGGTGACGGCAGGTTTAATTGGCTATTACGCGGTCTTATAA
- a CDS encoding peptide chain release factor-like protein yields MHRDTYLKMTLDELLRACSLKGFQGSGPGGQHRNKTNTGVLLTLRDFNLEIKSCEGRSAHENKVHALHRMQMALALQVRETPANPEMPFPGSNGHLQPSNPLFPLFVAHVFDIMATKNGDTKAAAAAFNLTPSALVKILRQDKACATKLQGNRKQNGQKALKL; encoded by the coding sequence ATGCATCGCGATACCTATTTAAAAATGACGCTTGATGAACTGCTCCGCGCTTGTTCCCTCAAGGGGTTCCAAGGCTCTGGCCCTGGCGGACAGCACCGCAACAAGACCAATACCGGAGTTTTGCTCACCTTACGGGATTTTAATTTAGAAATCAAATCGTGCGAAGGCAGGAGCGCGCACGAAAACAAGGTGCATGCATTACACCGAATGCAAATGGCTCTCGCCCTGCAAGTCCGCGAAACGCCCGCAAACCCCGAAATGCCCTTCCCCGGCAGCAACGGGCACCTGCAACCTTCCAACCCCTTGTTCCCGCTATTCGTGGCCCACGTCTTTGATATCATGGCCACCAAGAACGGTGACACAAAGGCCGCGGCAGCCGCATTCAACCTGACTCCGAGTGCGCTCGTGAAGATTTTGCGACAAGACAAGGCCTGCGCCACCAAGCTGCAAGGAAACCGCAAGCAAAACGGCCAGAAAGCGCTAAAGCTCTAG
- a CDS encoding dihydrofolate reductase gives MLISAIVAISQNNVIGRDGHLPWHLSADLKRFKAITTGHSIVLGRKNYDDIGRPLPNRTNYVLTRNPAFEAPGCVVCGNLSQAIESARAAHETECFIIGGAAVYREAMPLVQKLYVTRVLADVDGDVLFPEWGEGWHKVSEEKFEADEKNDYPTVFEVWER, from the coding sequence ATGTTGATTTCTGCAATTGTCGCAATTTCTCAGAATAACGTGATCGGGCGTGACGGGCACTTGCCTTGGCATTTGTCCGCCGACCTCAAGCGTTTCAAGGCGATTACGACCGGGCATTCGATTGTGCTTGGCCGCAAGAATTACGACGATATCGGACGTCCACTCCCGAACCGCACGAATTACGTGCTCACACGTAACCCGGCTTTCGAAGCTCCGGGCTGCGTTGTCTGCGGCAATCTTTCTCAGGCTATAGAATCTGCTCGCGCCGCCCACGAAACAGAATGTTTTATTATTGGCGGCGCGGCCGTTTACCGCGAAGCCATGCCCCTGGTGCAAAAACTGTATGTGACGCGCGTGCTTGCCGACGTCGATGGCGACGTCTTGTTCCCTGAATGGGGCGAAGGCTGGCACAAGGTAAGCGAAGAAAAATTCGAAGCCGACGAAAAGAACGATTACCCGACAGTGTTCGAGGTGTGGGAGCGTTAA
- a CDS encoding OmpA family protein, which produces MNKVAMGLALALAASAFAGHPQTINKEGFVGVNKTQSAQSLGHSKLVFTLLGDATFGNDMFPGDDATGFGALNEVEATGALKNAAVADFVGGSANIGFAIGIWHYFDLGVTIPVYYDQLSAEGYYVDPAQGTRDMTRPATIPNTKVGYVGNLKVDLKARFPLPEDQMFDIAVFGGVTAGTANAEKQGLWIREPEYINMKNGAALPFGTKNTMVKGGLAITMDASKLDGGDGFPFLLHLNGGYRYNTNSDYMSLPFMSAAAEIYFMDFMSIFVEYYWDIQLDDFERCMPIFDEAGILINENCNLSIKNGSGKLDMKQLTGALVFHLPVGVDLHMGASYYLGDDSYITAQTLESSERPGGVRVDRIRVNPEYTVYGGITWSGFLLAQDRDGDGVTDDEDKCPDDVGHRLNQGCPLGNPDADEDGVCDAWVAEKGFESEFAEVCEGVDQCPNEAGEGDDGCPLDNPDADGDGVCDAWVSQKKMLKKFANVCEGIDDCPAQAGSPAFNGCPTKQPDPDGDGLCSPWVTDEGAMNEFADICKGYDMCPGEAGSAANKGCAWDDPDADNDGLCDPWVTEKKMGFYFEKAAEDEAMAKEWFIDKSCKGIDKCPTELGPATNEGCPLGNPDTDKDGLCDPWVTEKNMLDQYDGICSGVDKCPTEAGEAFAQGCPMESPDPDGDSLCSPWVTKQKMLDQFAEMCRGYDRCELEAGPEWNKGCPIEDDPDPDKDGVCSEWVATKKLQKEFESVCTGIDRCPDEPGDDGHGCPKKAVEKLDGVTFKSGKATLESNAKKILQNVAKKLVNEDSYKDLKIVIQGHTDNVGKEKTNQKLSENRAKEVMKVLTKAGVKKDRIKAIGMGSSCPVDDNSTAEGREMNRRIEMHFVTPDNDGTQCESNLVQ; this is translated from the coding sequence ATGAATAAGGTAGCGATGGGTCTTGCCCTTGCGTTGGCGGCTTCCGCCTTTGCTGGACATCCCCAGACAATCAACAAGGAAGGCTTTGTGGGTGTGAATAAGACCCAGTCTGCCCAATCCCTTGGTCATTCCAAACTTGTGTTTACCCTTTTGGGTGATGCTACTTTCGGTAACGACATGTTCCCGGGTGACGATGCTACAGGCTTTGGTGCCTTGAACGAAGTCGAAGCGACTGGCGCGTTGAAAAATGCGGCTGTGGCGGATTTCGTGGGCGGAAGCGCTAACATCGGCTTTGCCATCGGTATCTGGCATTATTTTGACTTGGGCGTGACTATCCCCGTTTACTACGACCAGCTGTCTGCCGAAGGCTATTATGTAGACCCGGCTCAGGGTACGAGGGATATGACCCGTCCGGCTACTATTCCGAACACGAAGGTAGGCTATGTGGGCAACCTCAAGGTTGACTTGAAGGCTCGTTTCCCGCTGCCCGAAGACCAGATGTTCGATATCGCCGTGTTCGGCGGTGTGACTGCCGGTACGGCCAATGCCGAAAAGCAGGGCCTCTGGATTCGCGAACCTGAATATATTAATATGAAGAATGGTGCCGCCCTCCCGTTCGGTACCAAGAACACCATGGTTAAGGGTGGTCTTGCTATCACGATGGATGCAAGCAAGCTCGACGGTGGTGACGGATTCCCGTTCTTGCTGCACTTGAACGGTGGCTATCGCTATAACACGAATAGCGACTACATGTCACTCCCATTCATGAGTGCTGCCGCTGAAATCTACTTTATGGACTTCATGTCCATCTTCGTGGAATACTATTGGGATATCCAGCTGGACGACTTTGAACGCTGCATGCCCATCTTTGATGAAGCCGGTATACTCATTAACGAAAACTGCAACCTTTCTATCAAGAATGGTAGCGGCAAGCTCGATATGAAGCAGTTGACGGGTGCCTTGGTGTTCCACCTGCCAGTCGGTGTCGACCTGCACATGGGTGCTTCTTACTACCTGGGCGACGACAGCTACATTACCGCTCAGACTCTTGAATCTAGCGAACGTCCGGGTGGCGTGAGGGTTGACCGCATTCGCGTGAACCCGGAATACACCGTTTACGGCGGTATCACCTGGAGCGGCTTCCTGCTGGCTCAGGACCGCGACGGCGATGGCGTTACGGATGACGAAGACAAGTGCCCGGACGATGTCGGTCACCGTTTGAATCAGGGTTGCCCGCTGGGTAATCCGGATGCTGACGAAGACGGCGTTTGCGATGCCTGGGTTGCTGAAAAGGGATTTGAATCTGAATTTGCTGAAGTTTGCGAAGGCGTTGACCAGTGCCCGAACGAAGCTGGCGAAGGCGACGACGGTTGCCCGCTCGACAATCCGGATGCTGATGGCGACGGCGTTTGCGACGCATGGGTGTCTCAGAAGAAGATGCTCAAGAAGTTTGCCAATGTCTGCGAAGGCATCGATGATTGCCCGGCTCAGGCTGGTTCTCCGGCATTCAACGGTTGCCCGACCAAGCAGCCGGACCCGGATGGTGACGGTCTCTGCTCTCCGTGGGTGACTGACGAAGGCGCCATGAACGAATTCGCCGACATCTGTAAGGGTTACGATATGTGCCCGGGTGAAGCCGGTTCTGCTGCCAACAAGGGTTGCGCATGGGATGATCCGGATGCCGATAACGACGGCCTCTGCGACCCGTGGGTGACCGAAAAGAAGATGGGCTTCTACTTCGAAAAGGCTGCTGAAGACGAAGCAATGGCTAAGGAATGGTTCATTGACAAGTCTTGTAAGGGTATCGACAAGTGCCCGACCGAACTCGGCCCGGCTACTAACGAAGGCTGCCCGCTCGGCAACCCGGATACCGACAAGGACGGCCTCTGCGATCCTTGGGTGACCGAAAAGAATATGCTCGACCAGTATGACGGTATCTGCTCTGGCGTCGACAAGTGCCCGACTGAAGCCGGTGAAGCCTTTGCTCAGGGCTGCCCGATGGAAAGCCCGGACCCGGATGGCGACTCCCTCTGCTCTCCGTGGGTGACCAAGCAGAAGATGCTTGACCAGTTCGCAGAAATGTGCCGTGGCTATGACCGTTGCGAACTCGAAGCTGGTCCTGAATGGAACAAGGGCTGTCCGATCGAAGACGATCCGGACCCGGATAAGGACGGCGTCTGCTCTGAATGGGTTGCTACCAAGAAGCTCCAGAAGGAATTCGAAAGCGTCTGTACCGGTATCGACCGCTGCCCGGATGAACCGGGTGATGACGGCCATGGCTGCCCGAAGAAGGCTGTCGAAAAGCTCGATGGCGTGACCTTCAAGAGCGGTAAGGCTACCTTGGAATCCAACGCCAAGAAGATCCTCCAGAACGTGGCTAAGAAGCTCGTGAACGAAGACAGCTACAAGGATCTGAAGATCGTGATCCAGGGTCACACCGACAACGTGGGTAAGGAAAAGACCAACCAGAAGCTTTCTGAAAACCGCGCTAAGGAAGTGATGAAGGTGCTCACCAAGGCGGGCGTCAAGAAGGATCGCATCAAGGCTATCGGTATGGGTTCCAGCTGCCCGGTGGATGACAACAGCACTGCCGAAGGCCGCGAAATGAACCGCCGTATCGAAATGCACTTCGTAACGCCGGATAACGACGGTACCCAGTGCGAAAGCAACCTGGTGCAGTAA